DNA sequence from the Dreissena polymorpha isolate Duluth1 chromosome 3, UMN_Dpol_1.0, whole genome shotgun sequence genome:
TGTATAGATGAATTGCGTAAAACAACACTTCGTTCGTAAGTTCCTTATGAAATTGCTGTAGTTATTTGTTCTACCTGGACCCCACTGGTCGTGGTTTCCGTTGCACAGCCCTTCGCATATTTGTGTCCATATTTATCGGAGTGTAATCTTATGCACAATATGAGGTTGCATTGCAATAAGATGGTCTTTTTACTTGGACGCTCCCGGAAGTGGCTTTTTTCTAGGAAGTTTGCCACCAAATTCCTGTCCTTCCTCCTCATGCCATTGCTTCCGCCGGGTGACGTCAAGATCAATATTTTCTATGGGATGCTGCGACGTCGGTTTTTCCTCGTCGGTAGCCATCTTACTGATATTGCGTCCAACACACATGAGAATGCCGGCGGCCATGTTGACGATCAGCCCTAGAACAGCCAGTACAAAGGACCAACTGAGGGAGTAATCAAGTCGCTTGATGGCCACTGCGTACATCGCTATGCCAATGGCGGCAAGGAATCCTGCAAGaaaaataagtaatatatatTAGGCATGGAATGACGGATAACAGACTCAGAGAGTAGAGGCCAGGAATTTGCAAAGGAGCAATTCTCGTGTACACATAAACAACTTCTTTGTTAGTAATGGTCAACTGAGGTAAATGTAAGAGATTAATAGAAACATGTTAATGGAAATAGCGTCcacaataatatgtttattacagCTATGCATTTCACAAGAAATATTTCTTGTTTCAGTAATGACAAACAGACACGCTATTAATTgaagcaaataaaaacaaatacaaatttgacCATTGGGTGACGCCtattttttatcaaagacaattatttgtaaaaaaaggtTGAAGAAAAACTACTATACAATGTTAACCACCCGTACTATATATGCGGGTGTTGTGCTTTCAGAAAAATATTGTtgagtttttgtttaaataaaagtcaatataaataaattgaattCCGGGTGTACAGGTTATGACCCCATGGCTATGCTTTGATTAAACTAAGTAGAAGGCAAGGATACAATGCTGCATAACatatgtaaacataatttatattccaATACTTGGTAATGTCAGTTAATCGTTGTGCTTACTTGCATGATATCAGCTAAAACCATCTGAACTTTCACTAGATTAGCGTAATGGAAATGCATATGAAAAGACACAAGATTTACTAGAGTACTAGTATAAAGTATAGCTTTTACTCGAGTACTAGTATAAAGTATAGCTTTACCTGCGAAATAGGCAGTTATGATTGCATAAGTGGCCAGCCGTTTCTCTTCGTAGAGGCCGCACAAGAAAAATACGGATAGGACCGTAAAGAAATAGTAGCCGATCAGCGCGAACACGTTCAGAACAGCGCTTGCAATAATGACACCTTTCTCTGAAAGAGACACAACATGTGGGATATTAGCGAGATACTTTTATGATAGTACCTGTGTAATATTGTATTTTAGGGCGTTAATGTTGGACACAAACCCGTTCAAGACAGCGCTGGCAATAATGACACCTTTCTCTGAAAGAGACACAACATGTGGGATATTAGCGGGATACAATTATGATAGTACCTGTGTAATATTGTATTTTAGGGCGTTAATGTTTGACACAAACCCGTTCAAGACAGCGCTGGCAATGATGCCACCTTTAGTTTAATAAGATAGGAATGTGAAAAGTCAAGCAAATCATTGGttgataaatattataattgatgGCAAGTGTCCGATTGTCAAACAGTATACAACAGCACCAAACAAACACCATCACGGCTAAATGAATACAACTGAGCCGCCGCCATGCAACGGCTATGGAAATCATAAAAAGACATCGGCATATTTTTTTGTCCGAAGACTACGGGCTAAACACGATTATTAGAGTTTTCTTGAACCACTACACATATGTGGAAggattaaacaatattaaaaacttCGGTACCGTGTGAATATTCGTTGAAATGGTAATGGGTGTCATAGCAGGTACCATTAATCTTCGGACAAGCCGTAAATAGACCGGCGTGCGTAGCATAGCCGGCGTCCGTTTTAGTGGCCCAGTGATGCGACGCCACGGCGGTGGTATAGAGGGCGAGGGCAACGAGGTTCACCAGTATTGCTACCACGCTCCAGTGCATCTTGTGTTGACACGTGCACATGGTGACCCCAACTTCAACGGTTACCTAGGAGCGCATAACAAGTGTGTACTTACACTGTTTATCTTGATTTCCATGACTTTGGAAAAAATCCCAAAACCCTTACCCTTAACCTTAACCGAACCCTAACCCTATTTAACTTCCCGAACTCTAACCAAAATCTTTACCATTATCCTTTGGAGGAAATTCCGATAACATCAGAAGATTTAAACAATGATAGTTTTGTAAACCACATGCAGTTTAGTACACTTAAGTTCAATTAATACGAATATGTAATTTCGAAAAGATGTTCAATACATCATCGTGTTCCCCTGATTTGTTTAGTGTACAAACATATAACATATTCTTAGTACCTATATTTACCAATCGACAAAGCTATTTGAATTACCCTGGATGTCATTATTGTATGGAGCCGTCTTTcgaaaacacaaaacatatttgttaagCATTCAATGTTTTGTCTGTGAATTTATGAATCGGTATCATGTTCAGATCTTGAAGAATGGTCCATGAGTATTTAAATCTTGACATAAAGTCAATTGGAATCAGTTAAAAATTATGCACACATGAATAAGTAAATTATACTATTTGTGTAATGATTTTTCGCAAGATTGAAACACAACATACACTATCAATGGTGTTTTAAAAAACATCTTAGCAATTAATTAAGACAAAATAGAGAGAGCACATTTCTTAATACCTTGAAATTTATAGTTTAAATGCTTAAAGAGCATAACATCAAAAGTATGTCGTAGTACTTTTGGGAAACATAATACGTTTGAATGGAACGCGTTTCTTAAACAACCACACATGCAgtttacaataataaattattaaatataatatatgcagTTTAAATGCATTTCTATATGACAAAACGGTACCTGTTAATTCAACAAAGCTTAAACCTCCATATTAATGCATTTAAGCAGTCACCATTCAATTCAATTTATCGATTAAATTCGGTGGTTGAGTACCAAGTTGTATTGATCAATTCTAATAATAGCGTTTATTTAAATGTAGAAGAGCACCGAAAGACAGTATGCGTACAATCTAAAATACGCACATTGAGTATGGTTTACAAATCAATTATCGATCATTGATATTCTATTCAAACAATCGGTCTAGTCACTTGTAAACtgttaaattgaaataaagtttttaCATGGACTCAAACTTACGTTTACCTATAAAGTACTCGCAATGAtagttttgtgtatttgttaccacatttatatagcgcccttttcaaaCAGCTTGTGCATTCAGAGGCGCTTCACATCTTCCctctgatcactgggtcataagtcgtccgttaacatcttggcagTTTGCAGCCATGGCACATTGGCTTATTGTCCCCACAGGTACCTATTTaaacacctgggtggagaggagcagatgtgggataattTTCTTGCTCAGGAAATTTCCAGTGGTGAAGGCGGGATTCGAAACAGGGACCTTTCGATCCCAAAACCAGCGTCCAACAATAAGACCATTGCTCCCTTtattactattaaattaataCCGGAAACTCATGTACATTCCTCAGCAGGGAATGCGAGTGGTTTAAATGACTTTTTATGGACGCGATCTTTTTTTCGATTTCTGATTAATGAGAAGAAAACGTGTTTTTGGTCGGTCATTTTCCTATGTGTTTTCCTAAAATTCGTGGATCGGTCAACATACGATATCGACAAAAATGGAGAGTGTATAGTTTAgattttatttcaacatacattggggtttaagcccatgagtacactcctataatatatatatacaatatattcatCGATGGTCGATGTCGTTCAGAATGTATAACATATCCTAGATCAAAATCTGAATAAAACGAAAATGACTGTAACAATTACATGTTCATACTTGTATTTGCAACATCTCCATAGACATGCATTTTCGTTAAACTGTTACAGGCTTTTACCAATAAGTATTGAAACTAAACGTTTTGACAATTTTTGGAGTAACATGCGCTTCTTTAAAAATTACTTTTGaaccctttttaaaaaaatgatgctataaaaatgtgtttattttgtttaaactgttatttttatcagttttttctAATAACTTTTggctttttttaattgtaaacacaGTTGTTTTCCCATTTTTGTGATGTCCCAAATTTGCGATGCGCAACTGCTTTTAAATTATGTCCATTttcaataaaatggaaatataattCTTATGAAACTGTATAAACCTTGAAATAAAAAGCCAGTTCGGTTGGAATAAATACAAAAAGAAACATACACTCTTTTACCACGATATTTATATTATGATAATGATACCAGTTAAGTTCACTTTATTGGCAGAATCAGCAAATGGATGCATTAAGACACATAGTAATCATCTATACATAAACATAATAGTAGATATGTATATCTAATAATGACAATAATTGTTTCTGGTGATTGTGGAAAACAATGATAGTTTAAGTCTCACGTTTTATGATACTTATTATACGCCAGAGACATCAGCATAAAGACACTTTTTATAacataagaatttttttataacaaattagTGATATCTTGTTTAGCAAACTTGTACAATTCAAACAATTCAGCATTTAACCTTAAAAATAGTTTAAGCTGAGGTCACCGCCTTTGATAGGCATATTCATGGCATATGAACCGGTTTGATATCATGTCGAACTTAACACTCATCCTAGAACTAATCGCACAACTTACGAATGCGAATAAAAATTCGAGTACTCATTATAGAACcgaacagaacataattttagTACTCACACACTTTACAGTTTCTATtgttatataaaatgataaaacaacTTATAGATAAAAAACAATAATTCTATTAAGTGATTGAATTTAACATACATAATTTTAGATATTTAAAGAGAAATACAATATCACTTTGGGAGGCACCATGAAATAAGTTGAATACACATATTGACACAGTTAAGCCAATTGGTAAGATTTTAAACTCTGGTTATGACTACAAACAATGAATAAAAGACCCCATTCATCAACAGCAAGTGAAAGTGCTTTAACAGACGATAGCCGTTTAGAACCACCAGTTTTTGAAACACCCGTAGCATCAAAGCAAAATAAGAgacataataaaaagaaaaagaccGACAAAGCTATATCAAACCTGAAAAGCCTGACTGATTTCATGACAAGTAAAGAAACGGAAATGCCAGCAGATCAATCGCAATCATCGATCGAAAAGCGCTTACAAGAGATCAGCTCAAAATTGTCAAATGTACTAACAAAAGATGACAACttaatcataaaaaaaatcataagggAAACGCTCGAAGAACTTAAAGAGAAACTTCTGGGCTCAGTGATGTAACGAATCGAAATAATCGAAGGGAATATGTTCGAACAAGCAAAAGAGGTCGAGTCGCTCAAACAACAAATCGAGGAAAAAAATCTGGAAATTGActtgttaaaacaaaaagaacaatCCTCAGAGAAAGCGCAGTCTTAACGACCTGGAACAGTACGGTCGGCGAAACAGCGTCCGAATTACTGGCCTTCTGAATGACAACGAAAACCAAACTTCAAATGCCGTTGCTGAACAATCGGCTAATCTGATATATCAAAAATTAGGAATACGTATAGAATATAGAGACATTGATGTGGCACATAGGCTCGGCAAATACATTCACAATACAAACAGACCAGTAATTGTTTAATTAGTGAGACGCCAGACAAAACTAGAAATCATGAAAAGAGCGAAATTACTAAAGGGCACAGGGATTTTCATCAATGAAGATCTTACCAAAAAAAAATACCGAGGTTCTTGCGTCGCTACGCCTGAAAGAGCCTACGCTTATAGACAGAGCATGGTCCTACGAAGGGAAGTTGTTTGCTAGATTCAGAGGCAGTGACCGACCTGAGCAAATAAAATCTTACCAATATCAGACTTGGCTTAGTAAGCCGTGGCCAGGAAAGGACAACACCTCGTACGCCAGGAAGGTGTCATCAAGCGACAGAAACGTCCCGTCATCTACACAGAAAATGTAACAGCGATGATGCTCAAATAAGACTGAGATATAAATCTACATCTCATTAAACATCgacaaaaatacatatatgtttatttatacataaccaattgtaataaacttAGGTATAAGAACAACACAAAATTGTATACATAACCTATCGTAGTAAACTTAGGTAAAAGAGCACAACACTTTATACATGACTTATTATAATAAactgaggtaaaagacacaaaatagtaacattagtcaacaaacaatattaattaaaaaatatatacaaatatgcctTGGTAACATACTTCCGGACCAAAACGTCAAGTAAAgttgtatattgtatttgtatagaaAGCAActgtacaatatatttaatttcatcacTTATCACTGTGTTTCTCATAGTTTTTTTtcagaagcagatttttttattaaaagaactGCGTtcgtatttatttacaaatgcataTCACTTATTACTGTGTTTTCtcatagtttattattttcagaagcagatttttttattaaaagaactgtgttcttattattttaaaaatgcatataaCAGTATATGGatttaatgtattttgtgtgcATTTCTCCCCGGTAGATCTGCACCTTCtttgattatatttgtttatatagctCATAGACAACTATCCAGACACCTACTCATGTTAAATAACAAAACTTCCACGTTCAAATCAATCAAGTTAAGAGTAAAACAACCATTCTGTGTTGAGGataattattttgtcaatttagctGTGCATATTTACGCACTTCCTGTGTTGAGGATTATCTTTTTGTACATTTTAGCGTGTTTACTCATTTTTTATCCTAAACATATAACACCTGCATTGTTATAATTACGCACTTAAGAACATTgttctatatttatatatgaagcGTATGGTGCTtagaatatatgtattataaaaatacaaaaaaaatatatgctacaCATACAAGTATGTGTAGtcagtatattgtatttgctatACAATTTCACTTCACGTATGTTGTCAATTAACATCTTTCTAAACCGGGCAACAAATTTTTGTAATCCtcttgttaataaaaattaaaatatttcccacgctcacacacgcacacacgcatgtACACAACcagcacacacacatgcacaaataCGCGCGCGctcgcgcacgcacacacacacacgtgcaCACACGCATACGAGCACGCACAATCCCGCACGCGAGCTCGCGCACACGTACGAACGCGCGCTCGCACAAACACAAACCATACACAAAcaagcacacatacacacacgcgcgcacgaacacacacacacggacacacattcacacacacgcGCAAACACACACATACTTGAATCCGCGCGC
Encoded proteins:
- the LOC127874925 gene encoding uncharacterized protein LOC127874925, translating into MCTCQHKMHWSVVAILVNLVALALYTTAVASHHWATKTDAGYATHAGLFTACPKINGTCYDTHYHFNEYSHEKGVIIASAVLNVFALIGYYFFTVLSVFFLCGLYEEKRLATYAIITAYFAGFLAAIGIAMYAVAIKRLDYSLSWSFVLAVLGLIVNMAAGILMCVGRNISKMATDEEKPTSQHPIENIDLDVTRRKQWHEEEGQEFGGKLPRKKPLPGASK